One window of the Niallia circulans genome contains the following:
- a CDS encoding pilus assembly protein PilO translates to MKLSDHKPMIWFAFSIIFLALGAIYSYYFYLMPLNNELAMKKTELQMTEQQADILESKLKSTGSETSTNTIELQKKVPVKRLLEQALLEIEKAEIISDSNILEISVNGSDVDENVTDGEVSTADEAIDDANKQENRETDEKKNTEEIILPSGIHQTTINMIGEAATYFELEKFLEKIQSSQRIMTVDSLNITGPKEIIAVEESDQQIDFELTVSVYYYPTLTDLMEDLPQLDPPKVSERKNPFDTGTLENSKDQ, encoded by the coding sequence ATGAAATTAAGCGATCATAAGCCAATGATATGGTTTGCATTTAGCATTATTTTCCTCGCATTAGGAGCGATATATAGTTATTATTTCTATTTAATGCCTTTAAATAATGAACTAGCTATGAAAAAAACGGAGCTGCAAATGACAGAGCAGCAAGCGGATATTTTGGAATCCAAACTAAAATCGACTGGTTCAGAAACAAGTACGAATACTATCGAGTTGCAGAAAAAGGTACCGGTTAAACGCTTATTAGAACAGGCGCTTCTTGAAATAGAAAAAGCAGAAATTATTTCTGATTCGAATATACTAGAAATAAGTGTGAATGGATCTGACGTTGATGAAAATGTTACAGATGGAGAAGTTTCTACAGCAGATGAAGCAATCGATGATGCCAACAAGCAAGAAAATAGGGAAACAGATGAAAAGAAAAATACAGAAGAAATCATCCTCCCAAGTGGTATCCATCAAACAACAATCAATATGATAGGAGAGGCAGCTACTTATTTTGAACTAGAAAAATTCTTAGAAAAAATCCAATCCTCTCAGCGTATTATGACCGTTGATTCTTTAAATATTACTGGACCTAAAGAAATCATCGCCGTTGAAGAAAGTGATCAACAAATAGATTTTGAATTAACAGTGTCTGTATATTATTATCCGACATTAACTGATTTAATGGAGGATCTTCCGCAATTGGATCCACCAAAGGTATCTGAACGAAAGAATCCTTTTGATACTGGAACATTAGAAAATAGTAAAGATCAATAG
- a CDS encoding fimbrial assembly protein: MLVEINLLPKKEPKRKSQLLWIILAFLITFLLIGLFIWQYMTKKAELTATENSLKMTTNLVDTYNQKLERYKSSQSVQSLESAISWANNQSMDYVLFLQELTKNLPERGFIQELKVSDDHKTNMIVQFDTKSDAAYYLNSLLEISWIDEALLTEGKSTDVLENKISEQVNQAIDILKQSEVEPRYFASYEFVLNKAKLRDEMEKQKDKNEKGEDSP; encoded by the coding sequence ATGTTAGTAGAAATTAACCTCCTTCCTAAAAAAGAACCAAAGAGAAAGTCGCAATTGCTTTGGATTATCCTAGCTTTCTTGATTACTTTTTTATTAATAGGCTTATTTATCTGGCAGTATATGACTAAAAAAGCTGAATTAACGGCAACAGAAAACTCGTTAAAAATGACGACTAATCTGGTTGATACTTACAATCAGAAGTTAGAGAGGTACAAAAGTTCACAGTCTGTCCAAAGCCTTGAATCAGCAATCAGTTGGGCGAATAATCAATCAATGGATTATGTTCTTTTTCTGCAGGAATTAACAAAGAACTTGCCGGAAAGAGGTTTTATTCAGGAACTAAAGGTATCTGATGACCATAAGACAAACATGATTGTCCAGTTTGATACAAAAAGTGATGCTGCCTATTATTTAAATTCTTTGCTTGAAATTAGCTGGATAGACGAGGCGCTTTTGACGGAAGGAAAATCAACCGATGTACTTGAAAATAAAATTAGCGAACAAGTAAATCAAGCCATTGATATTTTAAAACAATCAGAAGTGGAACCTCGCTATTTTGCAAGCTACGAATTTGTCCTAAATAAAGCAAAGCTGCGAGATGAAATGGAAAAGCAAAAAGACAAAAATGAAAAAGGGGAGGATTCCCCATGA
- the pilM gene encoding type IV pilus biogenesis protein PilM, with amino-acid sequence MALNFNFGKNKVVNLTIKDHVIRFVEMKNSQDAVVQNFGERYLPPGLIHDGVIQDVENFLWILEECVDEWKLSKKQVRFLVPDSSIVIRKLPIPEDVSEDEIKGYLYMELGTSIHLPFEDPVFDYYLLKAKEKNKQQIILFASPEESVAQYADLLEEAKLSPQSADISALALYRYFYRSEKVEDNDIIMLVEIDIKTVNASIFEEHYPLLMRHLLQEMEEDHWTVTTDELLLQEKLTFTGDHTEVWNGLEDVYNELEKVMSFYRYTLNKGDKLVTKLVVTGDHPWLSAIIENMVNRFEIPVFELKVNQSVSNKPIPSSFLLNIGLGLKEV; translated from the coding sequence ATGGCATTAAATTTTAATTTTGGAAAAAATAAAGTAGTTAACTTAACCATAAAAGATCATGTAATACGATTTGTGGAAATGAAGAATTCCCAAGATGCTGTAGTGCAAAATTTTGGAGAACGCTATTTGCCGCCTGGATTAATTCATGATGGAGTGATTCAAGATGTCGAGAATTTTTTATGGATTTTAGAAGAATGTGTGGATGAATGGAAACTATCAAAAAAACAAGTTCGTTTTCTAGTTCCTGACTCCTCCATTGTCATTCGAAAGCTCCCTATTCCGGAAGATGTAAGCGAAGATGAAATTAAAGGGTACTTGTATATGGAACTTGGAACATCGATTCATTTGCCATTCGAGGATCCTGTATTTGATTATTATCTATTGAAAGCAAAAGAAAAAAATAAGCAGCAAATTATTTTATTTGCTTCACCAGAAGAAAGTGTCGCCCAGTATGCGGATTTATTAGAAGAGGCGAAATTATCGCCACAATCTGCTGATATATCTGCGTTAGCACTATATCGCTATTTCTATCGCTCTGAAAAAGTCGAAGACAATGACATTATCATGTTAGTTGAAATCGATATTAAAACAGTGAACGCAAGTATTTTTGAAGAACATTATCCTTTATTGATGAGACATTTATTACAAGAGATGGAGGAAGACCACTGGACCGTTACGACAGATGAGTTACTACTGCAAGAAAAGCTGACATTTACTGGCGATCATACTGAAGTTTGGAATGGTCTTGAAGATGTTTATAATGAATTAGAAAAAGTGATGAGCTTCTATCGCTATACTTTAAATAAGGGTGACAAACTAGTAACAAAATTAGTAGTAACAGGTGATCATCCGTGGCTTTCTGCCATTATTGAAAATATGGTGAATCGTTTTGAAATTCCTGTTTTTGAATTAAAAGTGAACCAATCAGTTTCTAATAAGCCTATACCATCGAGTTTCCTTTTAAACATTGGTTTAGGATTAAAAGAGGTGTAA
- a CDS encoding prepilin peptidase produces MIYLLIFLYGITLGSFYNVVGLRVPLNVSIVRPRSHCSSCGRTLSAMELVPVLSYVLLRGKSKCCKASISPFYPIFELLTGILFVVSPLLLGWSSELFVSWTLISLFIIITVSDLKYMIIPDKVLLFFSIVFMIERFFILLHPWWSSLLGAAVGFTLLLVIAIVSKGGMGGGDIKLFAVIGFVLGTKLVLVSLFLSTFLGTIGGIIGMAIGKSKKKQPIPFGPYIALGTLITYYFGNQIIQWYLSIFL; encoded by the coding sequence ATGATCTACCTACTAATCTTCCTATACGGCATAACCCTTGGCTCATTCTATAACGTAGTAGGTTTAAGGGTGCCATTAAATGTATCGATTGTTAGGCCGAGATCTCATTGTTCAAGCTGTGGACGCACGTTATCAGCGATGGAACTTGTACCAGTTTTAAGCTATGTATTATTAAGGGGGAAATCAAAATGCTGTAAAGCATCGATTTCCCCCTTCTATCCTATATTTGAGCTTTTGACAGGTATTCTCTTTGTCGTTAGTCCGCTTCTGCTTGGCTGGAGTTCTGAGCTGTTTGTTTCCTGGACACTTATTTCCTTATTTATCATTATTACTGTTTCTGATTTAAAATACATGATTATCCCAGATAAAGTGCTGTTGTTTTTTTCGATTGTTTTTATGATCGAACGATTCTTTATTCTTTTGCATCCCTGGTGGAGTTCTTTGCTGGGGGCAGCGGTTGGTTTTACGCTTCTTCTAGTTATTGCGATTGTATCAAAAGGAGGAATGGGGGGAGGAGATATAAAGCTTTTTGCGGTAATTGGCTTTGTTTTAGGGACTAAGCTAGTCCTTGTCTCCCTTTTTCTTTCGACCTTTCTAGGGACAATTGGCGGTATTATCGGAATGGCTATTGGTAAATCAAAAAAGAAACAACCAATTCCTTTCGGTCCGTACATAGCCTTAGGAACTCTTATAACCTATTATTTTGGTAATCAGATTATCCAATGGTATCTAAGTATTTTTCTTTAA
- a CDS encoding prepilin-type N-terminal cleavage/methylation domain-containing protein codes for MRQLIKQRIKNEKGLTLIELLAVIVILGIIAAIAIPSISGIIQKSKEDAVKADAITILNAAKNYVAGNDMAKGGTISDEELSSYVSGVNLKEFGEYTVTVGEGGTTFGLNATNVEAGKINITFTNATIDQINKSKKGQKTIPSTTGS; via the coding sequence ATGCGTCAATTAATTAAGCAACGTATTAAAAATGAAAAAGGATTAACACTTATCGAGTTATTAGCAGTTATTGTTATTTTGGGAATTATTGCAGCGATTGCGATTCCTAGTATTTCAGGGATTATTCAAAAATCAAAAGAAGATGCAGTTAAGGCTGATGCGATTACAATTCTTAATGCAGCTAAAAACTATGTTGCGGGTAATGATATGGCAAAAGGTGGTACCATTAGTGATGAGGAGCTTTCAAGTTATGTTAGTGGTGTAAATTTAAAAGAATTTGGTGAGTATACTGTTACTGTAGGAGAAGGCGGTACAACATTTGGTTTGAACGCTACTAATGTTGAGGCAGGAAAAATAAATATCACATTTACCAATGCTACAATTGACCAAATTAATAAATCAAAAAAAGGGCAAAAAACAATACCTAGCACCACAGGTAGTTGA